TTTATACCTCCTAGGTGGAAAACTTGCCCAGCCTCTGCCAGAGAATTTTGTATATGCGGTTTCTTTCATCACAGAAATGGAATTACTTTCATATCCTAACCTAGATGAAAATTCAGAAAGAGAAATTAATGAATTCCTCTCAGATATTCTTGTGCTTGACTTAACGAAAGAAATAAAAATACAGGCTATTTCTCTGCGTCAAAAATATAACATAAAATTACCTGATGCTATTATTTCAGCAACAGCTGTAACAAACACCGCTACACTTTTATCAAATGATAAAAAATTAAAGACAATTATTGAACTCAAACCTGAGACATTAGCACTGTTAGATTAAGTTGATTCATCGTAAAAACATGAACAGCCGGTGCACCATAATCCCTCAACTGTTTAATATGATCGTCAAGGAACTTTTCTGGCTTAGTCGCATATTGCTCTTTCGTTTTATCTGGCACACTCACCCCCTGTCGGTTCGCTAATGCCCCTATTGTTTCTATGTCATGTAAGGGCATCACCCCCGGAATAATCGGCACCTGGATGCCTGCATCGCGGCAACGTGTCACGAAAGAGGGATAGACGGCTGCATCAAAAAAATATTGCGTGATGATTTGATCGGCGCCGCAGTCGACTTTGTGTTTAAGGTAGTGAAGATCGCTTAAATCTTCGGGGTATCCGGCCACACTAATGTAAAAATCATTAGAGAATGTTTGCTTAACCGTTGTCACTAATTCTGCTGCAAAACCAAATGCTTTTTCGGGCCTAGGTCCTTCTTGGCGCTGATCGCCACGTAAAATTAATAGTTTATTGATACCCAGTGTTTTATAGTGCTGTAATTGTTTCATTACTTCTTCAGGTTCAGTGCGTGAACCCGCAATATTAAGCATAATATTTTTGTGTGTCTTTATTAATTGTTCGATAAAGTCTGTCGGCGCATACGCTTTCCCAAGGCCTGTAGATACCGCAAGCAAAGTTTCTGCAGGCAATGCACGCACAGCCTCAAGCAGCTTAACTTGAGCCTCTGCTTTTTTGGGTGGGAAAATTTCAAGGCTGATTTTCATGGTTTTTTACCGGGAAACAACGCTACGGTGACAAATCTTCAAACTTAACTATCTAACTCACCACTTTGTTTCAACGCTTCCCAGTCGAAAACATCATCCGGATTTTCACGGGATTCTAATACCGACTCTATCTCTTCGATATATTCAGTAATCGCTGAACACGCGATAAGACTTTTTGTTCGACCCGTTTTATCTGCCAAGGCTTGCAGGCGAGTGTCAATATCTTCCGGTAAGCTGATTGATAACATGAGTAATCCTCCCAATAAATATGGCATTTGCCGTGCAATTGTAGTCCCATATATATTTTCCTCAAGCTTTAAGTGTAGTGCCCCTGCTCTACACCGATCTGCCGGGAATTAGCCTTCAGATGAGTTTGTTAGTGTGCACCGCACCGCGCAAACGACTAAGCACCGTTGCCGATCAAATGCCACTGGAAGTTTATCCTTGGGCGCAATTCTTAGAAGAATTGTGGGCGGGGGAGATTGTTTAGTGTTTTTCAAATAAATCAGACAAGGTTACTACTTGATCCAACAGTTCTTCAGAGTACATCGATGGCTTTATGCCACTTACACTAATCAGGGCCAAGAAAATTTGTTTTTTTGTGCGAGTTTGTTTGGCAAATATTTTACTACGCTGCTGCAAAATAGCAGCATATGCTTTGTCCAATTTAAAAGGTTGAGCAGTATATTTAATTTCGCATAGGGTAATCGCGTTATCATCTCTATCAAACAATAAATCAACTTGCGCCCCCTTTTCTGCCTGTGTTTTCGTCGGGACATAACGCCACGTATGAGGAATAGCTGCGGGATTCAGCGCCAGCGCTTCGCTAATTTGCATCACATGTTTATGGCATATATTCTCAAACACATATCCACTCCAGGCATACCAAGCACCCGTTGTCTGCATTTTTTCCCAGTAACCGCGCTTCAAGCCATTTTTGCGTAAAGATTCTTTAACAGGTGCAATCCAGCGCAAGTAAAACAAAACGTATTCATCGATCACACGGTAATATTTCCCCTTCACTTTACGACCATATGGAATAAAACTCATAATAAAACCAGATCGCTCTAACACATTTAACTTATTTAATGGTCCCTGTCCCTTTTGGACAGTACTTAGCTGAGCAAATAAATCTTCCTGATTAATGCCATAGGGTCTTTCTGCAATTTTCGTAATAATTTCTATGTAGCTCTCATGACCATCAAATAACGCTGCAAATAAATTATCGAACTCATCAAGAAAGAAACTTCGTTTACGAAACGCGAGCTTCTCAATAAGCTGTATCGCGGTTAAACCTTTCTCAACTTTATTTAGATAGTAAGGAATGCCTCCCATTGCCATATAAATCTTTAGCACTTGATCCTGACGAAGCGTAATACCTCGAGATTTTAGATAGCAATTTGTCTCATACAGATTAAGTGTTTCAAGCTGTATTGTTTCTGTCACACGGTTGTGTAACCCCCCCCTGCTATTAATGATTTTATCGACAATCCAAGATGCAGAAGAACCACATACAATCAGTTTAATGCGCGGATCTGCTGACCAATGTTGGTTCCAGTAATATTCCAAGGTTTGCAACAAGCGCGCATTCTTTGTTGCCATCCAGGGAAGCTCATCAAAAAATAATATTATTTTTCGCCCCTTTGGGAGAAGGCGCATCGCCTCTGTCAGTACTTTAAAAACACCATTCCAATCTTTAGCAAGACCAGGCATTAAGCCCGATAAAAATACACTAGCGATTTGCTCTGTCACATGCTCAATTTGCTCTTGCATCGGTGCATCTTTCGCACCCGTCACCATAAAAAATGTTGCTTTTTTTTGAGAGAAAAACGATCGGATTAAATATGTTTTTCCAACTCTGCGCCGACCATAGATCGCCAAGAACTCAGCTTGTTTAGAAGAAAACAGTCGCTCTAGCGTACACCTTTCTTCGAGTCTAATGCCAGCAGCCATGTTATCTCCTTTCGTTGAGGGATGCGACGAACTTCCAGAGTGAACTAACTTAATATTTCCTGTAAGATAGTTCCAGCTGAAATAGCTCCCCAAGTTGAACTAACTTAACATATTTTATGAGATAGTTCCAGCTGGAATTGGCTTCCAAAGTGAACTATTTTTGCATTTGTCTCGAGATAGTTCCAGATGGAAATAGGCTGATTTTGTCCCTAAATCAACATTTACTGATTTATCGAAATATTATTAGTGAAATGCAAGAAAAAATAAAACAACTGAAGGTGCCAAAAAACTTTTCCTGCTTGCCTGTGTTGATTCATGTTAATGGCACTGAAGAGATTATTAAAGACAGCCACTACTTTTCTGTCATCAGTAATTTTTCAGATTTCATTGGTTAACACCTCTCAGCAACCATATGCAGATCTGCCGGGGATTCTAGGTAAATTTGGGTAGAAATGGGAATATTTCGGAGGCCACGCCGAAAAAACATGCCTTTTTCTGGAGTACACTCCGAAATACTGCTACTATTTCGGCATGTGCTCCGAAATATTGAGATTTTTATGATTGAGTCCAACACATTTGAACGCCGCCTTCCGCTGGATCTTCCTGTCGGGCAATCCTGTTTCCTGTGGGGCGCACGCAAAACGGGGAAATCCACTTATTTGAAAGAACGCTTCCAATCCGCTGTCTATTACGATTTGCTAAAATCTGATGAATATATGCGCCTACTCAAAGAACCCCACCTGTTACGCGAAGAGATTATTGCACTACCCAAAACTGCGCTTAAGCAGCCTATCATTATCGATGAAGTTCAAAAAATACCTTTGCTCTTAGATGAAGTACATTACCTCATTGAGAACACCGATGCTTATTTCATTTTGTGTGGTTCTAGCGCGCGAAAACTAAAGCAAGCGGGTGTAAATCTACTTGGTGGACGCGCGTGGTGTTATGCCTTTTATCCACTGGTTTATCCTGAGATCCCTGACTTCGATTTATTGCATGCATTAAACGTTGGCTTAATCCCTTCTCATTACACCAGCAATCAATGGCGAAAGTCCGTCAC
This region of marine bacterium B5-7 genomic DNA includes:
- the vapC gene encoding tRNA(fMet)-specific endonuclease VapC, yielding MKDSPLCILDTNIVLYLLGGKLAQPLPENFVYAVSFITEMELLSYPNLDENSEREINEFLSDILVLDLTKEIKIQAISLRQKYNIKLPDAIISATAVTNTATLLSNDKKLKTIIELKPETLALLD
- the metF gene encoding 5,10-methylenetetrahydrofolate reductase translates to MKISLEIFPPKKAEAQVKLLEAVRALPAETLLAVSTGLGKAYAPTDFIEQLIKTHKNIMLNIAGSRTEPEEVMKQLQHYKTLGINKLLILRGDQRQEGPRPEKAFGFAAELVTTVKQTFSNDFYISVAGYPEDLSDLHYLKHKVDCGADQIITQYFFDAAVYPSFVTRCRDAGIQVPIIPGVMPLHDIETIGALANRQGVSVPDKTKEQYATKPEKFLDDHIKQLRDYGAPAVHVFTMNQLNLTVLMSQV
- a CDS encoding ATPase — its product is MAAGIRLEERCTLERLFSSKQAEFLAIYGRRRVGKTYLIRSFFSQKKATFFMVTGAKDAPMQEQIEHVTEQIASVFLSGLMPGLAKDWNGVFKVLTEAMRLLPKGRKIILFFDELPWMATKNARLLQTLEYYWNQHWSADPRIKLIVCGSSASWIVDKIINSRGGLHNRVTETIQLETLNLYETNCYLKSRGITLRQDQVLKIYMAMGGIPYYLNKVEKGLTAIQLIEKLAFRKRSFFLDEFDNLFAALFDGHESYIEIITKIAERPYGINQEDLFAQLSTVQKGQGPLNKLNVLERSGFIMSFIPYGRKVKGKYYRVIDEYVLFYLRWIAPVKESLRKNGLKRGYWEKMQTTGAWYAWSGYVFENICHKHVMQISEALALNPAAIPHTWRYVPTKTQAEKGAQVDLLFDRDDNAITLCEIKYTAQPFKLDKAYAAILQQRSKIFAKQTRTKKQIFLALISVSGIKPSMYSEELLDQVVTLSDLFEKH